The sequence below is a genomic window from Methanocalculus natronophilus.
CGGTCCGGGATACAGGGCTTGCGGGTGCTCACGTCACCCTCACCGTCGCCGGAGGGGAGGAGGCGGGGGCTGATACCTTAAACCCGAAGATCGGGGTTTTTGGCGGGATATCGCTCCTCGGCACAACCGGTTTTGTCGAGCCATGGGATGATCATCTCGAATCCTCAATGGAGGAGCGGGTGCGTGCGGCTGATCGGGTGGTGATCACAACCGGCAGAATTGGTCTTCGGATCTCCCGCCTCCTCTTCCCTGAGTATGAAGTGGTACTGGCCGGATCAAAGATCCGGCAGGCACTCCAGGCAGCAGACGGAGTGGTGATCCTCTGCGGGCTGCCCGGACTTGTGCTGAAATACCTCAGGCCCGATATCCTCGATGGCACCGGGTACCAGACCGTGGAGGAGTATCTTGCGATACCGCAGGGGATCACAACGATGAAGAAGGTACTGGGAGAGAGTGTTCCTCAGGGTGTGAGGGTTGTGATCGTGAACCGGGACGGGGAGATCATGGGTGATTCAGGATGAAGGTGGTTGGTGTCGGATGCGGGAGCGGGATGCTGACCGAAGAGGGGATCGTAGCAATCCGGAGAGCGAAGCTGATCTATGGATCCAGAAGGGCAATAGAGCGGGTACGGCAGCATATCAGCCCTGACTGCACCGTCAGGACGATCAAAGATTATACAGCCATTGCAGACCTCCCCGATGATGCAGTGATCCTCTCCACAGGCGATCCCCTCCTTGCGGGACTCGGACACCCCGGCGCTGAGATCATCTGCGGGATATCAAGCCTCCAGGTCGCCTTTGCACGGATTGGAGTTCCCTGGAGCACCGTCTCGGTGGTGGACGCCCATGGAAGAGATCACAACAAGGCAATCGGTGATGTTGTCATTGATTGCAGAAGGAACCGGCCCGTCTTCATCATCGCTGATCCGAAATTCCCGGTGCACGCACTTGCAGAGGCACTCCGGGGGATGGAGTGTGTGATCTCTATCTGCCAGGACCTTGGGGAACCGGATGAGCGGATCATCACGGGAACGCCGGAGAAACCCCCTGTTCCCGATTCAAAACTCTTCTGCTGTATCGTTCTGCCCGGGCGGGCAGAGTGAGATAGTCTTTTTTTACTACCATAGAACGGATTGTTCTGAACTCATAAGACAATATATTTATATCAGTCCATCTTACCGGGATAGTATAACTATATTCATAGGAGATTGTACTAATGATTACGTATAGACAGTTTTTCTTAACCTGTATCACGGCCATCCTGGTTGTGACACTATTCTGTATGCCGGCAGCTGCAGACCAGGTGGATGTTGAGAGCCTT
It includes:
- a CDS encoding cobalt-precorrin-5B (C(1))-methyltransferase, which gives rise to MIDPVTGFSYPEEWVRRAGEQGDITAVQEGRAVLTASGGILRRGITTGATAAAAAKAAVLSLRQPVSGVDLLLPCGIRVLVDAAGENGEGSLVKDPGDYPDDRTAGLLFKAAAAPSPEIVLHAGEGIGRFTRDTPRYLEGEPAISPPARDCILHAITEAVRDTGLAGAHVTLTVAGGEEAGADTLNPKIGVFGGISLLGTTGFVEPWDDHLESSMEERVRAADRVVITTGRIGLRISRLLFPEYEVVLAGSKIRQALQAADGVVILCGLPGLVLKYLRPDILDGTGYQTVEEYLAIPQGITTMKKVLGESVPQGVRVVIVNRDGEIMGDSG
- a CDS encoding cobalt-precorrin-7 (C(5))-methyltransferase, encoding MKVVGVGCGSGMLTEEGIVAIRRAKLIYGSRRAIERVRQHISPDCTVRTIKDYTAIADLPDDAVILSTGDPLLAGLGHPGAEIICGISSLQVAFARIGVPWSTVSVVDAHGRDHNKAIGDVVIDCRRNRPVFIIADPKFPVHALAEALRGMECVISICQDLGEPDERIITGTPEKPPVPDSKLFCCIVLPGRAE